In the Candidatus Poribacteria bacterium genome, TATGGACATAAGAAAGGGCGAGGTTGGGAAATTTCGCCAGCATAGAAGGCAAGCTGTGTGGGAACAAGATTGGGAAGACTGTGCCAGCGGAGAAAGGTGTCGGATATTTATAGACTTGAGAGACGGGCAATGAATGGTTTCCCTACTACAAACTTGGTTTTCTGTCCATCTTAGGTGAAAAATCGGGATTTGAGGATCTCTGCTATGGGAAAACAACGCTTTACATTCCGCTAAATCGCATGTATAATATAGTAAAGCCCATAATTACATGAACATTTCTATTGTAACGTAGACTGTTCGTCTGCGTGCGAAAGATGCACAAACTCACAGTTTGTGCTACAGAAGTCAACTTATTTTTCGACTTTACTATAAAGAAATAAACACGAAGGGGTGGGGTTCTCTCTGCTCTGATGGAGAATATATTTTATGGAACTTTTTGAAGCCGTCAGTCCGCTGGATTTTAGATACTATGGCGGTGATGATACTTTTATGAAACGGTTGCTACCGTATGTTTCTGAGGCAGGATATGTTACATATCAGGCGAAGGTGGAGGCGGCATTGGTGCGCACTCTGGCAAATTATGGGGTGTGTTCCGCTGAGATCGCTGATGAAGTAGAGGCAGCTGTAGATAGGGTAACGGCGGAAGAGGTCTACGAGGAACAGTCGCGTATTCGACACAATATCCGTTCACTCGTCAATGTGATTCGGCGGAACATTAGTCCCGAAGCGCGCCCGTATGTCCATCTGTTCGCGACTTCTGCGGACATTCTGGATACGGCTACTGCTTTGCGGTTCAAAGCACTCACGGAAAACGTCATCATTCCTGACTTGGTTGCGCTGGAACAGCAATTGATTGGTCTGGCGCGTGAGCACGCAGAGACGGTACAAATCGGTAGGACACACGGTCAACACGCGGAGCCGACGACGTTCGGTTATGCCTTGGCGCTTTATGTGAGTCGTCTCGGTACCCGAATCGAAGAGATTCACAGAGCCGGACAAAACCTTCGAGGTCAATTTTCAGGGGCGGTCGGGGCATTCAACGGACTCACGCTGATTCACGAACATCCAGAGCAGATTGAGGCGGATTTTCTCACACTGCTCGGTTTGAAACCGTCCGATACACATACGTCAACGCAGTGTGTGGAGCCAGAATTCATCTCTGATCTGGCGTATCAGATTACGGCGGCATACACAGTGCTTGCGAACTTCGCAGACGATATGCGGCACCTCTATCGGACCGAAATCGCTGAGGTGGGTAGGAAATACAATCCGCAGTTGGTCGGCTCCTCGACGATGCCGCATAAAGTGAATCCAGAGACGTATGAGAACATCAAAAGTTTGTGGAAGGCGTTCGTGCCGCGTATGCAGACCGTCTTTATGGACAGTATCTTGGAACATCAACGCGATCTGACGAATTCGGCATCAAGCCGTTTTGTGACGGAACTGTTCACGGCGTTCGATTACGCGATCTATCGACTCCGGCGTGCGTTGGACGAAATGGACGTGAAAGCGGATAACATGCAGCGCAACCTCGCACTGAGTGCGGAGGACACGATCGCGGAACCCATCTATTTACTGATGGCGTATTACGGGTTTCCCGATGCTTATGACCATACTCGGAAGTTGATCGGACAGGTGCATGAGACTGGAAAGAGTTTGACGCGGTTGTTGTGGGAAGATGAAACGTTTCGTCCCTTCCTTGATAAGTTGACGGAACCGCAGCGCGAAGCACTGAGCGATCCGACGAATTACATCGGTGCCTCGGTGCGGCGCACACACGCAACCTGTGACGAATGGGAGGAACGGATTTTAAACTTACCTTGCGGTTAAATAACGGGCGTTAGAACTATCGGGTGCGTCCCCTAAATCCGCCTGCGCCGTTGTTGCAGGCTGCTGTCTTAAGCTAATTTTCCATAAGGGCATAGTCCGTAACGTAGTGGAGGCGTTTTTGCTTGGGTGTTTCCTCGTAGCTCTACGGAAATGAGCGCCAAATCCCAGATCCCACCTCACCGAACCGCAAGGAAAAATTAAAAAGATGTTTGATATTACGTATTTAGGACGGCGGTGCTTCCGTTTTATCAGACGCTACCCACGCACGTGGACAATAATCGGTTTTTTGCTGATCTTCAGTATCGGGATTCGACTCGGACAGACGGGAGCCGTCAACAAAATAACCGATTACTTCCGCTCCTTTACGGATCGTGAGCGGACGGATGTAACAACATCGGTTGCGCGGGGAATTGTGCATCGACAGATACAAGACAAGGGTATGTTAACGAAC is a window encoding:
- a CDS encoding adenylosuccinate lyase, producing MELFEAVSPLDFRYYGGDDTFMKRLLPYVSEAGYVTYQAKVEAALVRTLANYGVCSAEIADEVEAAVDRVTAEEVYEEQSRIRHNIRSLVNVIRRNISPEARPYVHLFATSADILDTATALRFKALTENVIIPDLVALEQQLIGLAREHAETVQIGRTHGQHAEPTTFGYALALYVSRLGTRIEEIHRAGQNLRGQFSGAVGAFNGLTLIHEHPEQIEADFLTLLGLKPSDTHTSTQCVEPEFISDLAYQITAAYTVLANFADDMRHLYRTEIAEVGRKYNPQLVGSSTMPHKVNPETYENIKSLWKAFVPRMQTVFMDSILEHQRDLTNSASSRFVTELFTAFDYAIYRLRRALDEMDVKADNMQRNLALSAEDTIAEPIYLLMAYYGFPDAYDHTRKLIGQVHETGKSLTRLLWEDETFRPFLDKLTEPQREALSDPTNYIGASVRRTHATCDEWEERILNLPCG